A stretch of DNA from Oculatellaceae cyanobacterium:
ATTGCACTTCACCGAGATCTGCACCTTGCAGAACACTACGACTTAGCTTTGCTCCTGTTAAGTCTGCTCCGGCTAAGTTAGCATTACTTAGGTCTAAATCAGCTAGATTTGCATTTGTGAGATCGCAATTTGGACATTGTTTAGTTTGTAATAGCTGTGAAATATGTTCACTATTTGCAGCTTGGGCTGGCATTGCTAAACTAATGCTGCTGAATAAAGCTAGTGTAGCTAGGATGCTTGATTTCATGTGTTTATTCCCTTAGCTAGCAATTACTAGGCTATCTTGTAAAACAAAGAATTCTTTTCATTGTGTTCCCAAGGGTAACAGACTACTTCTTTCTAAGGTTGTAGTTTAGGGTAATAACTAAAACTATTTCTGCATATTCTCTATACCACTAGAGATAGCCATTTGGGATAAGCAAACGAATCCTGTGGTTGTAAATCGACTCCGTGATAATTTGTAAATATTAGGTCTGCGGCTGGTATTAGCATATCCATTATGCTGATATCTTCACCAAAAGCTTCAAAAGCTATAGTCCACCAGTCATTACCATTAATATTCAGCTTCGTAAGTTCCACAGCGCAAGCTTCGTCCGTGGGTTGTTGGATCGGAAGCAGTTGTATTTCTGTACCAATATTGATTTTATATATACGTTGGGAACGACTTTTTTTTACACTAATCCAAGCGCCATTGTCTAAAACGCTTGCTGGTGTCATATTAGTTGCGGTTGGATCATCACAAACCCATTTAACCCATTTTTCTAATTTAGCTCGCCAGTTTTGACCAAACTCCATTACACCTAATTCATCGTTGCGCCATTTAACTTCTAGCTTTCCTTGTCGAAGTTTTATTCCCAAATATTCACAAACAGGTGTAGTGTACAAATATACGTCTTCCCGTTCATCTGGTGTTCCTAGTAACTCACCAGGGCGATCGCCAAAAAACCAATCTTCTACTGTAGCTGGTGGTATACCAGGATAAAACCACCGCATTTCCCAAGTTGTAAACATTTATAATCAATTAACAATTAACAATTAACAATTATCAATGAAAGATGACCTTGATTCAATATTTGATGTATGAGTACAACAGCAGGAAATAGAGATCAGCAGCACCCTCAATATCAGCGCGATCGCGAAATCGTTAACAAACTTTTGCAAGCTCCGCAACAGGATTACGACTTGGCAGAACTTGCAAGACTTAAAATCCGCTATTGTGATTTTCCTGGCGCTAGAGATATTCAACAAGACTTAGAAAATGTTCTGCAAAAGTGGCAATTGACAGAAGCAGAACTGTTTGAAAAAACTCGTCAGCTACATAGTATTACTCAAGTGTATAAAGTACGTAATAATCAACAAGAACAAGAAGATTGGACTTGAATCATCTAAGTTAACTTATTGAGAGTCAGCACAAAACTAACTAACAGAATTACTTTTCTGTGCGCGTTGCTGAAATTCCACTACATTTTGTTTAATTGTCATGTCATAGTTGCTAAAAAAATCTTGTCCAACAACTCCCATTTCTAAGTCTGGCTGTCCAATCCATACAGGAAGATTTTTTAATACGCCCCCACCTACTTGAAGAGATTTAACCATTCCTACCGATAAATTTGTTACCCCATTACCTGTTTTGGCACGAGAACTACCGACAACTGTTACTGCTAGTTTCTGCGCCATTGCTTTGGTAATTACTGTATAACTAGCTCCAGTATCAAGCAGCATGGCAAACTTATGCTTACCATTAAAGGTGGCTTCGATTACAGGAACTCCTGATTCTCTACGTGCGATCGGTATAGAGAAAAAACTGGAGTTTGATTTTGTATTTGGTAGGTTAATGGTTGCAGTGGCAACAACTTGTGGCTTGGGAGGAATTGTTGCTTGTTTCTGAGCATAAGCTAATTTTTGCTGATACTGAGCAATCATTTTTGTAGCACGCTCATGGTTGCGGCTGGCAGCAGGTACAGCTTTTAACAAGGTAATTGCCTCCCGCCATTGAGCCGCAACTAATAGCCAATCATCGGGGCATGAAGCCGATTCAGCGATAGTTAAAGCAGCAGTTGCTTTATCGAGTGCCGGAAAGTAGTTATCAGCGCCTGTCAAGGCTGACGACTTGACTAATGTTGCAGTTTTAGATCGGGCAATAGCAGAATTAGTAGCAGTTGCTGGTGCGGGAGTCGGTGATTGGCTGGCAGTGCTGGCACTATCTTCGTTGCTACAGCCAGCAGTAACCAGCCCTAAGCTGCCTGAGAGAAAAATTGCTATGCCACCATGCCAAGCAGATTTCCACATAGATGCTTTCCCCAAATCCAAATGTTAGTTTCTAATATTTACTTAATTTTATGCTTGATTAAAACGAAACTTAGTTGCTTAAAACACAAGTGACCAATAATCAATTAACAATTATCAATTAACGACATTTTTCACCATAAAGACAAGAAAACCGCTCTGTTCCTTACTTCACATTAAGGAACGGATTTAACCTCTGTCTCGGCTAGAACTGGTTTTAAATCTTGTGCGGCTTCTGGTTGCTTTGTATTGGTAACGCTATTTTTTGCGGCTGCTTTCTTGAGGGTATCACTGACTGGTTCTAATACTTGAGCCATTTCTACCTGCTGTTGTAGTTGCTGTGTGGAAGACACTAAATTACCTAGCCCGTTGACTAAATTTTTCAAATTACTACGGAAAGCAGGGTCTCCGGTGAGGTCGTCAAGGTCAGAGGTGATTTTTTGGGTATTTTCAAATGTTGCCCTAGCAGAGTCGAGAGTTTGCTGTAATACTAAGCGATTTTTAGGATCGTTGAGGTTACTAGAAAGGTCACGCAAGTTAGCAGAAGCTTGGGCTGCATTGGCAGAAGCCAGGGCTGCGTTATCAGATAAAGCTTCTAGGTTCCGCAGAAGTTTTTCTGAGTTGATTTTTTGAAATGTTGAGTTAACTTGCAGCAGTGTTGGTCTTAATCCGCCTACGCTACCACGTAGCTGTTCGCTAGCTTGGCTCAAGTTGTTTAATGTACTCACTAAAGTAGATCGGTTTTCTACTACTAAGCTATTGACTGATTGACCAAGCTGGTTAAATTGAGCGGCAGTTCGGCTTAATTCATTGGCTGTGTTACCAAATTGATCGGCTGTGCCACCGAATCTATTGGTAAGAAGACCAACTTGATAGGATGTCTGATTAGCAGCATTACTGACGGAGTTAGCTGCGCCTGAGAAGGTTTTTAGCTCTTGTTTTAGTGAACCAGATAAGCTAGAAAAATCGCGGCTGAGTTTAGCTACCTCACCTGCTGCAACGGCTGTGTTTTTGATCGCCGCGTTGAGGTTGTTGACAAAAGCTGGTTCCGTATAAATGGTTGCTAGGCGGGTGGTGGTGCGAATCAGTTCATCGGTACTAACACCAAGTTGACCTTGTGGCAAACGAGTTTGATCGCAAACAATTATTTGCTGAGTTTTACATTGAGGAGTAAGAGGTTTGGCAATGTCTAGACCTGGTGGTAGAGGTTTCAATGGAACAATATCAATATAAGTTTCACCGATAAGCCCAGATTGACTTGCTTCTACTACAACATTACGGGGAATTAATAGGTCTGCTGGTGCAATTTGCATTTCCACTTCAACACCGTTAGCCCCAGGATTAATCGCGGCAACTTTACCAACATTTACGCCACGATAACGAACTGTTGCGCCCGTCTGTATACCCGCAACGTCGCCAAAAATGGCAAAGGCTGTAAATGTGCGGTTGCCAGGGCTGAAACCCCGCAACCATAAAACTAAACCACTAAATAAAGACAGTCCTAGTAGGATTAATAAACCAACAGAACCTTCTCGCACTGTTCGCGATCGCATACTTTTTCCTCTCTTGGCTTTTAGCTGAAAGCATTGTGCCGTCAGCTTTGTGAGTGGCTGTACTTAGTGTTGGCACTCCCAAAATTTGGGTATCAGCAATTAAATATTAGACGTGTCTGTGATGACTCCTTACCTGCGAAAAAGTTGGCTATATTCATCAAATCATTAACTGCATCTACTTTTAGACATAATTTAATATAAACACTTAATTAGTTAAATTAATGGACATTGAAGCTGCATAATCTTAAATTAAGTTGAAAGCACTCATTCCCTCTCCCTATCAGCCCCAAAGTGCAATTTCAAACCTAAAAGCTTAACCAATTACTTGTATAGGCCCATCGACACTAGCACTAAAGAATTGCCTCACTAGAGGATTATCTGTGGTATCAATATCACTAATTTTGCCCTGCCACTGCACTTTTCCATGATAGAGAAATACCACTCGGTCAGTAGTGCGGCGAATAGTGCTATCTTGGTGAGTCACCATCAGGTAGGTGCTACAACCGCCTTCAGCACGCTGTAAATCGCGGACTAAATCTTCAATTACAGTTGATGCGATCGGATCAAGCCCTGCAGTTGGCTCATCGTACAGTAGAACTTCTGGGGTGTATCGGGGATTTTGGGGATTAGACATGATCGCACGGGCAAAACTCACCCGTTTACGCATCCCACCTGATAATTCTGCTGGATAGCGATCGCCTATTTTACCCAACCCCACCATTCCTAGTTTTTGTTCAGCTAATTCTTTTATTTCACGGCGCGACAATGTGGAATGCTGAAACAACAAAAAGCCGACATTTTCTTCTACCGTCAAAGAATCAAATAAAGCTGCTTGCTGGAACACCATCCCAATAAAAATTGGATCTTCCGCATCTTCAATTAATCCTTTTCGTAACTGTCCTTGAATATAAATTTCGCCAGCATCCGGTGCCAGTAGTCCAGCTATGATTCGCAAAATTGTCGATTTTCCTGTCCCAGAAGGCCCAATTATGCCTAGTGAATCGCCGCGCTCTATAGTCAGATCAACATTATCCAAAATGACATTATTGCCAAAGGACTTACAAATTCCCTTAAGTTCAATTAAAGGCTCAGTCATAATCAGTTATTTAGCTATCAGCTATCAGCTATCAGCTATCAGCTATTAAATAAAATCAACTTAACACGCTTAGATTTAAAACTATGTAATCATTGCTGATGGCTGACGGCTGACGGCTGACTGCTAAATATTAACGCCCGCCTGGACGGACTCCATTTGCTGTTGCAGCAACATTTTCTTCTGATGATAGTTCTAATCCAAATACACGGCTGAAAACTTTTTCGACCTTGTATCCTGAATCAATTGATTCTAAAGGATCTTTCCGCAGGCGATGGCGCAGACATAAAGCGATAACTCGGCGGATATCGTCTACTGTTACTTCTTGTCTACCTTCTAATGCCGTCAAAGCTTTAGCTGCACGATTGGTAACGATGTCGCCCCGTAAACCATCAACATCCAATTCTGAACAAACTTCTGATATTTTCACCCGCAAATCGTAATCCATCTTCACGGACGACAAAAGTTGTTGAGCGTCTACAATCTGTTTCTGTGATTCTATTTGCTGAGGCTGGTATTTTTCGACAAAGGCTGGGGGATTTTGGTCAAACTCTGCCCTTTGCTCGACAATTTGCACTCTTAAAGCTGGTTCTCTAACAGTACGAATTTCGGCGTGCATCCCAAAGCGGTCTAGCAATTGGGGGCGGAGTTCGCCTTCTTCGGGGTTACCAGAACCGACTAACACGAAGCGGGCAGGGTGACGAATGGATATACCTTCCCGTTCAACTGTGTTCCATCCACTAGCTGCGGAGTCGAGTAGTACGTCTACTAAGTGATCGTCGAGTAGGTTAACTTCGTCTACATACAAAATGCCACGATTAGCTTTAGCTAACAATCCTGGTTCAAAGGCTTTGACACCTTCAGATAAAGCTTTTTCGATGTCAATCGTGCCGCAAACTCGGTCTTCTGTAGCACCCAGGGGTAGGTCAACCATTGCCACTTTTTTCTTGGTTGATGGCAATGGTTGCGGATTTTCTAAGAATTGCTGCCTGAGTTCATCACTCATTAAATCGGGGTCGCTAGGATGGCTGCTGAATGGGTCATTGACAACCACATCAATTTCTGGTAACAAATCAGCCAATGCGCGGATGGTTGTAGATTTACCAGTGCCGCGATCGCCCATGATCATGACCCCGCCAATAAAAGGATCAATCACGTTTAGCAGCAGAGCCAGTTTCATTTCTTCCTGACCGACAATAGCAGTAAACGGAAAAACCATGCGCCGAGAGGTGGAGGGCGATGAGGCTGTCGAACTCACTTTAATTACCTATGTTAAGAATCTTTGATCACCGCCTCTCATTTTGCCATAGTTAAGTGAGTACTGTTAACGTAGCGGCGCTGACCGAGGCAAGAGTAATGGAGCTTAATATAGTAGCGATGCCTGCGGCTGGCTGCGCCTACGCACTTCAGTCAATAAGTTTTGCTAAATGCTTTAGTCAATATACTGACAATTTCTTAATAAAATTTAAACATTATTGAGTGTAGTAGTTACAAATAATTAAAGTCTTACTATAACTGTATTTATGCGATCGCGTGCCTGAAGTTTAGTAGAGTTAAGTCATAAATACCCGTAAAAATACGATTGTGCGATTGCACTCGTATGTCTGATAAAAAACCAGTATACAGAAATAATTTTAGTGGTGGTGTATATGGAAACGCAGATGAAAACCATTCTAGTGATTGAAGACGAAGAATTTATCTTAAGCAACATGATTGAGTTGCTAGAAGCGGAAGAATTTAATGCGATTGGCGCAGATAACGGTCTCACTGGTTTAGAACTCGCCCAAAAACATCATCCAGATTTAATTATTTGTGACATCATGATGCCAAAACTTAATGGTTATGATGTCTTGGCAGAATTACGACGAGAATTTAAAACCTCAACTATTCCGCTAATTTTCCTAACTGCCAAAGCTGACAGGCAAGAAATCCGTAAAGGTATGGAACTGGGTGCAGATGACTATTTAACTAAACCATTTACTAGAGAAGAACTTTTAGCAGCAATTTCATCTCGGCTATTAAAGCAGGCTGCCATTAACAAACATTCTCAGTATAAATTAGATGCCTTACGCAATAGTATTACAACATCACTGCCTCAAGAATTACATAATCCTCTTCATGGGATTATTGCTTTATCAGAATTACTAATTAATGAACATGATTCTTTAGACAAAGAGGGAGTTTTAGAAATTGGTAATCATATTAATAAAAATGCTCAACGCTTATATAAGCTGAATCAAAACTTTTTAACCTTTGCTCAACTAGAAATTATTGGCACAGATCTAGAGAGCCTTGAAGAACTGCGAAGTCACCAAATTAAAAATCCTGACACAGTTATTAAAGAAGCTGCAATCAAGCAAGCTAAAGAAGTTGGTAGGGAAGCAGACTTGGATTTAAAACTACAACAGCAAAAAGTAAAAATTTCTGAAATTAAACTCAGAAAAATTGTTGAAGAATTAATTGATAACGCTTTTAAATTTTCCCCTGCTGGAACCCCTGTGACTGTTACTAATCATGTTGACAACAGTAAATTTCTTCTGGAAATTATCGACCAAGGTAAGGGAATGAGTACTGAGCAAGTTAGTAACTTGGGAGCTTATATGCAATTTGAGCGTAAACTCTCTGATTCACAAGGTTCAGGTCTAGGTTTGAGCATAGCTAAACGTTTAGTTGAACTACATAATGGAGAGTTAAAAATTACAAGTATACCAGGGGAGCAAACAACTGTCCGAGTTATTTTACCGATGTGAAATAAGTTAACAACAGTCGGCTCGATATCAATTCTGCTAATATTATCAATATCTTTTAAACTTGTGGAATCAAAAAAAATCCAGGCGTACCATAAGCTAAAGATTCACAAGTTTTTTAAATTTGAGGAGACTTAATTTGTCAGGAATTCGCATCCTTCATTTAGTTGGGTCTGCATACAATGATTTTTACTGTAATTTGTCACGCGATTACGCCGAAAGCTGTCTGTTAGCTACGGCAAATCCATCGCTTTATGAATTTCTGATTGCATACGTTACACCTGATAGCCAGTGGCGATTTCCTTCCTCCCTCAGTCAAGAAGATATTGCTGTCGCCAAACCGATGTCGCTATTGGAGGCTATACAGTTTATAACAGCGCAAAACATTGACGTTGTGTTGCCACAAATGGTGTGTATCCCTGGAATGACTCACTACCGCGCACTATTTGACCTGCTTAAAATTCCTTACATAGGCAATACTCCCGATGTCATGGCAATAGCGAACCACAAAGCCATAACCAAAGCAATTGTCGCAGCCGCAGGGGTGAAAGTGCCTTTTGGAGAAGTGCTTCGCCAAGGAGACGTTCCGACAATTACACCTCCAGTAGTCATCAAACCCGCAACTGCCGCCGACTCTCTAGGGGTGTCCTTAGTCAAAGAGGCTAGTGACTATGATGCTGCCTTGAAGAAAGCATTTGAATATGCAACGGAGGTCATCGTAGAAGCATTCATTGAACCCGGTCGAGAAGTCAGATGCGGTATCATTGTCAAAGACGGAGAGCTAATCGCTTTACCCCTTGAAGAGTATCTGGTAGACCCTGACGATAGACCCATCCGCAGCTATAGTGACAAATTCAAAAAAGACCCCGGCAATAGCCAGTTGCGTTCAACCGCTAAAAAGTATGTTGCGGGTTGGATTGTAGATTCTAACGACCCAATCTTCCAAAAGGTTCAGCAAGAAGCTAAGAAGTGTCATTTGGCTTTGGGCTGTCGCAATTATAGTTTATTTGACTTCCGCATTGACCAAAAGGGAGAACCTTGGTTCATAGAAGCTGGGTTGTATTGTCTTTTTTATCCCAAAAGTGTAATTGTCAATACGGCAAACGCAGCGGGAATTCCTTTAAATGAGTTATTTATGACGGCGATCAATGAAACGTTGCGTATGACCTGAGATGACGTTTTAGGTAGGGGTATTATTTCCTACCCGCCGAGTAAAACAGGGAATAAATACTATCTTCAAAACTACAGTTGTACTTATTTAGAGGCAACTTCGGCATATTCTTTTGAATACATACTACAAATTTTTAACTCAATCTCCTCCCTACTCTATAAGC
This window harbors:
- a CDS encoding DUF3288 family protein gives rise to the protein MSTTAGNRDQQHPQYQRDREIVNKLLQAPQQDYDLAELARLKIRYCDFPGARDIQQDLENVLQKWQLTEAELFEKTRQLHSITQVYKVRNNQQEQEDWT
- a CDS encoding retropepsin-like aspartic protease — encoded protein: MWKSAWHGGIAIFLSGSLGLVTAGCSNEDSASTASQSPTPAPATATNSAIARSKTATLVKSSALTGADNYFPALDKATAALTIAESASCPDDWLLVAAQWREAITLLKAVPAASRNHERATKMIAQYQQKLAYAQKQATIPPKPQVVATATINLPNTKSNSSFFSIPIARRESGVPVIEATFNGKHKFAMLLDTGASYTVITKAMAQKLAVTVVGSSRAKTGNGVTNLSVGMVKSLQVGGGVLKNLPVWIGQPDLEMGVVGQDFFSNYDMTIKQNVVEFQQRAQKSNSVS
- a CDS encoding MlaD family protein, with protein sequence MRSRTVREGSVGLLILLGLSLFSGLVLWLRGFSPGNRTFTAFAIFGDVAGIQTGATVRYRGVNVGKVAAINPGANGVEVEMQIAPADLLIPRNVVVEASQSGLIGETYIDIVPLKPLPPGLDIAKPLTPQCKTQQIIVCDQTRLPQGQLGVSTDELIRTTTRLATIYTEPAFVNNLNAAIKNTAVAAGEVAKLSRDFSSLSGSLKQELKTFSGAANSVSNAANQTSYQVGLLTNRFGGTADQFGNTANELSRTAAQFNQLGQSVNSLVVENRSTLVSTLNNLSQASEQLRGSVGGLRPTLLQVNSTFQKINSEKLLRNLEALSDNAALASANAAQASANLRDLSSNLNDPKNRLVLQQTLDSARATFENTQKITSDLDDLTGDPAFRSNLKNLVNGLGNLVSSTQQLQQQVEMAQVLEPVSDTLKKAAAKNSVTNTKQPEAAQDLKPVLAETEVKSVP
- a CDS encoding ABC transporter ATP-binding protein, whose protein sequence is MTEPLIELKGICKSFGNNVILDNVDLTIERGDSLGIIGPSGTGKSTILRIIAGLLAPDAGEIYIQGQLRKGLIEDAEDPIFIGMVFQQAALFDSLTVEENVGFLLFQHSTLSRREIKELAEQKLGMVGLGKIGDRYPAELSGGMRKRVSFARAIMSNPQNPRYTPEVLLYDEPTAGLDPIASTVIEDLVRDLQRAEGGCSTYLMVTHQDSTIRRTTDRVVFLYHGKVQWQGKISDIDTTDNPLVRQFFSASVDGPIQVIG
- the bchI gene encoding magnesium chelatase ATPase subunit I; translation: MSSTASSPSTSRRMVFPFTAIVGQEEMKLALLLNVIDPFIGGVMIMGDRGTGKSTTIRALADLLPEIDVVVNDPFSSHPSDPDLMSDELRQQFLENPQPLPSTKKKVAMVDLPLGATEDRVCGTIDIEKALSEGVKAFEPGLLAKANRGILYVDEVNLLDDHLVDVLLDSAASGWNTVEREGISIRHPARFVLVGSGNPEEGELRPQLLDRFGMHAEIRTVREPALRVQIVEQRAEFDQNPPAFVEKYQPQQIESQKQIVDAQQLLSSVKMDYDLRVKISEVCSELDVDGLRGDIVTNRAAKALTALEGRQEVTVDDIRRVIALCLRHRLRKDPLESIDSGYKVEKVFSRVFGLELSSEENVAATANGVRPGGR
- a CDS encoding response regulator, with translation MKTILVIEDEEFILSNMIELLEAEEFNAIGADNGLTGLELAQKHHPDLIICDIMMPKLNGYDVLAELRREFKTSTIPLIFLTAKADRQEIRKGMELGADDYLTKPFTREELLAAISSRLLKQAAINKHSQYKLDALRNSITTSLPQELHNPLHGIIALSELLINEHDSLDKEGVLEIGNHINKNAQRLYKLNQNFLTFAQLEIIGTDLESLEELRSHQIKNPDTVIKEAAIKQAKEVGREADLDLKLQQQKVKISEIKLRKIVEELIDNAFKFSPAGTPVTVTNHVDNSKFLLEIIDQGKGMSTEQVSNLGAYMQFERKLSDSQGSGLGLSIAKRLVELHNGELKITSIPGEQTTVRVILPM
- a CDS encoding ATP-grasp domain-containing protein; the protein is MSGIRILHLVGSAYNDFYCNLSRDYAESCLLATANPSLYEFLIAYVTPDSQWRFPSSLSQEDIAVAKPMSLLEAIQFITAQNIDVVLPQMVCIPGMTHYRALFDLLKIPYIGNTPDVMAIANHKAITKAIVAAAGVKVPFGEVLRQGDVPTITPPVVIKPATAADSLGVSLVKEASDYDAALKKAFEYATEVIVEAFIEPGREVRCGIIVKDGELIALPLEEYLVDPDDRPIRSYSDKFKKDPGNSQLRSTAKKYVAGWIVDSNDPIFQKVQQEAKKCHLALGCRNYSLFDFRIDQKGEPWFIEAGLYCLFYPKSVIVNTANAAGIPLNELFMTAINETLRMT